TTGGTTGATGAATGCGTGGTCATTCAAGACGGGAATTGAAGGACTTCGAAAGTGCATGTAAGAATAAGGCCTGAACAACTCGCGCGTCGGTGAGCACACGATGTCCTTTCCCGAAAGAAGCGGCATTCAGCGAATGCGCGATGGTTTCCAGACGGCAATTGGGAAACTCGTGCATGGACCGAGCAATGGTCAGTGAATCGACTGCTAACCGATTGGAAAGTATGCGATCACAGCCTGGCACTTCAATCGCAAGGATCTGGAGATCGAAGCAGATATTGTGTGCGATCAGTGGAACGTCGGGCGGAAGCCACCGAACAAACCGATCGATAACATCACAGGCAGGTGGTGCGTTTCTGAGTTGTTCATTTCTGATCCCGGTGAGCTGAGTGATGAATTGCGGTAACCGATGCGGTGGTTTGGCGAATTCATGAAACTCAGAAATCACGTTCTGGTTGCGATTGAAATGGATGGCACCCAGTTCAATCAGTCGCCCTCTGGGAGGAAGGCCGGTTGTTTCGCAGTCAAATGCAATCCATGAGTCATAGTGTCGAACGGGAGCAAGAAGGGCTGTCAGTTGGGTGTGCATATTTGAGCAGTTGTTTGCATTCATAGCTGACCGGAGCGAACGATGACTGCACCCGGCATGATCGATGCAGAAGTTCGATGCCGCATTAGTGTCGGTTCACCC
This window of the Planctomycetaceae bacterium genome carries:
- a CDS encoding 3'-5' exonuclease, encoding MNANNCSNMHTQLTALLAPVRHYDSWIAFDCETTGLPPRGRLIELGAIHFNRNQNVISEFHEFAKPPHRLPQFITQLTGIRNEQLRNAPPACDVIDRFVRWLPPDVPLIAHNICFDLQILAIEVPGCDRILSNRLAVDSLTIARSMHEFPNCRLETIAHSLNAASFGKGHRVLTDARVVQALFLHALSKSFNSRLE